In one window of Gossypium hirsutum isolate 1008001.06 chromosome A01, Gossypium_hirsutum_v2.1, whole genome shotgun sequence DNA:
- the LOC107917616 gene encoding gibberellin 2-beta-dioxygenase 8, with protein MSLHCQKSAKGDKVNTHKFKADIHQDREDSEAMAIEPPFFEKYKAILQSSANEKEKPSTVEGFDELEIPLIDLSHLNLGQLERQECIEKMGQAAIEWGFFQIVNHGVPDELLNRLKQEQIKVFQQPFDKKSESNFLNLSVQSYRWGNPLATSLRNLSWSEALHISLKDISKMDEYNKLRSTIEEYAEKANFLAQRLAEYLAQNLGIKANYFQENCSPSSSSLRMNRYPPCPYPSMMFGIIPHTDTDFLTIVSQDQVGGLQLKRNGRWVSVKPNPKGLVVNIGDFYQALSNGVYKSITHRVIANQETERYSAAYFYCPTYETVIESCSKPSLYKKFSFKEYREQIQKDVKATGDKVGLSRFLL; from the exons ATGAGCTTGCATTGCCAGAAATCTGCCAAGGGAGATAAGGTGAATACACACAAATTCAAAGCTGATATCCATCAG GATCGAGAAGATAGTGAGGCAATGGCAATTGAACCACCATTTTTTGAGAAATACAAGGCCATTTTGCAGAGCTCTGCAAATGAAAAGGAGAAACCTTCCACGGTTGAAGGCTTTGATGAACTTGAAATACCTCTGATTGATCTTAGTCACTTGAATCTTGGACAACTTGAGAGACAAGAATGCATAGAAAAGATGGGTCAAGCTGCTATTGAATGGGGTTTCTTTCAGATTGTGAACCATGGGGTTCCAGATGAGCTTCTaaacaggttgaagcaagaacAAATCAAGGTATTTCAGCAGCCTTTTGACAAGAAATCTGAAAGCAACTTTTTGAATTTATCAGTTCAAAGTTATCGTTGGGGGAACCCTCTTGCCACTAGCTTGAGGAACCTTTCATGGTCAGAAGCTTTGCATATATCTCTCAAAGATATTTCAAAAATGGATGAATACAATAAGCTCag gTCAACCATTGAAGAGTATGCAGAAAAAGCTAATTTCCTGGCTCAAAGATTGGCTGAATATTTAGCACAAAATTTGGGAATCAAAGCAAATTATTTCCAAGAGAACTGCTCACCAAGCTCTAGTTCTCTTCGAATGAACAGATACCCTCCCTGTCCATACCCTTCCATGATGTTCGGTATTATCCCTCACACTGATACTGATTTTCTAACCATTGTATCCCAAGACCAAGTTGGGGGATTGCAGTTGAAGAGAAATGGAAGATGGGTTAGTGTTAAACCCAATCCTAAAGGCCTAGTTGTCAACATTGGTGACTTTTATCAG GCATTGAGCAATGGGGTATACAAGAGCATAACTCACCGAGTGATTGCCAACCAAGAGACAGAAAGGTACTCAGCGGCATACTTCTACTGCCCCACCTACGAAACAGTGATAGAAAGCTGCAGCAAGCCAAGTTTGTACAAAAAATTTAGTTTCAAAGAGTATAGAGAGCAAATCCAGAAGGATGTTAAAGCTACTGGGGACAAAGTAGGGCTTTCTCGGTTTCTTTTGTGA